From Xyrauchen texanus isolate HMW12.3.18 chromosome 44, RBS_HiC_50CHRs, whole genome shotgun sequence:
CCTTGACCAGCCATTTGGAACACGTTAATTATCTCAAATAAACAACCTAAAGAGAGCTTCAGTCTCCCAAGAGTGGACTCCCTGAGGGGTGTGTGATCTTGGACAAGTCTCTTTTGTTCactttattggccagatgtggttCATCTCATTTAGCTGGGCCATGCCAGACTTCAGGTCACCATTTTGGCACTCTCTTAGTTTTATGGCTTTGAGGAATTCCAGGGttaaaaggttgggttttcctggattcaagtcattttacataacaatttttctttcttatgcaCTGAATATACTGCATTGACTTTGCTGTTAAACCCTTTTCCCACTAATGTTGTAAAAACGAAGAAAATAACTAGTGATGTAAATGTGATGCAATGCAAAACgatcaataatttaatttactaaTCAGTGATCAACCTGTTTCTACAGCCAATCAGCTGGTAGTACATGGCAGACGGTTGCAGATTTTGTAAAACTGGAGAAGCACACAGTCACTGGATTGTCTCCAAATACTATTTACCTGTTCATTGTGCGGGCAGTCAACGCTTATGGCCTGAGTGACCCAAGCCCCATATCCGAGCCTGTACGCACGCAAGGTCTGTACAATGGGGACCAGTCAGTTTTATTACCTTTTATATGTATAActggtctgaaattgtcatatAACAGGTACCAATTACAGGTGGACAGTTGTGATCAGAAATAAATTGTGCCCATATTGACAGATTTTATAAAAATCTATTACTTTTCAATCTGGATTGGATCTGTTATGCCATAATTGTCATTCTTTTTGATAATTTTCATTAGATTTGTGTtatggttaaatatatatatatatatatatatatatatatatatatatatatatatatatatatatatatatatatataaacaaataatatagcATTATTTTGTTCACattatgcaatgcacacaatgcAAAATACtttctttcatcaaaatataattttattattgttttcttaaatttttttgggAAAGTACAATATGACCTGGATttattcttgacaggttttgtgagattatGCAAATCTGGTGCGTAGCGTATATAAATGTTCTTTGattattaaaatagtatttatatggtatttaaatgtcctttttattATCTAACATGGTAAAGCATACATATAGTATATGTTTTAGCATTTGAAGATGTTAATATTTTAGGTGTATTGTGCAGATGTGAGTCCTACAGGTCAAGGTGTTGACCACCGTCAGGTACAGAGGGAGCTGGGAGAGATGGCCGTACAGCTTCATGAACCAGTGCTGCTGACCGCATCCAGCTTTAAGATCAGCTGGAATGTGAGTACTACCCAAATCGACCCACCAGATTGACTTCTCCCCGGCCTTATGATTCACCTTCCCACTCACCTTatctaatttctctctctctgtctccctctcgcCATCTTTCAGGTTGATCGTCAGTCTCAGTACATCCAGGGTTATCGTTTGCTTTATCGTCCTGTCGGTGGATCTTGGTCTCAGCAGGAAGTGAAAACAGCAACGGAGCGTAGTGCCATCATCACTAACCTGCTCAAAGGCACAGAGTACGAGATTAAAATACGACCCTACTTTAACGAGATCCAGGGCCTGGACAGCCGCCAACTGACGTTTCGCACACCAGAGGAGGGTGAGAtatgtgcagctctttcagtttCCAATTGATGCACTTCAATTTAATTTTGCTCTAATCAATTCAATTGGAGTTCATTCAGCCCAGTCCAACTCAATTCTGTTCTGTTGCATGTAACCAAGATGAATCGTGTCATTCAGGAAAATACAATTATGGAGGGGGATAATGATGCAGATATGCTATTAAGGACACTAAGTTTtcaaattgtcattttaatttaatccTTTTACAGTTCCGAGCGCACCACCTCGTGCTGTAACCGTGGCAACCATCAAGCTCAGCAACAGTTCTAGCATCAGTGTTTCATGGCAACCACCTCCCAATGAGATGCAAAATGGAGTCATTCAAGAGTACAAGGTGCGATTTTAGGCTTGGCTGCAGCAGACCTGAGTAAATCAACTAGTGGTTTTTACTGAAGTTATGTTAATATGTTGAGAACAGTTATTCAATTAAAGGAGTATTCCAGGTTCTTTAAAAAATccacagcatgtgtggcataatgttgattaccacaaataaaataatgtttttgtcaaattaatgtttttttcttttaaaaaaagctaaaataaagGTTACAGTGATGCGTttacaatggtagtgaatggggcaaatttttggagggtttaaaggcagaaatctaaagcttataattttataaaagcacacacaaattcttctgttaaaacttgtttattatttgagctgtaaacgtTTTCGATATTTAaagtagttttagggtttgttgacgttacattgtcatggcaacacagttggtaaattggctataactttacacaaaaggttagtaagtgattttatcacactaacatcatgttaacatgcattttgtttatgtcttcaGGCTATTAGGGCTGTGCAGCGAAGCAATTAtctgtatttgttcatatgacCAAATTAtatgtctctgtattcggataggaccggatgtgggcggggcttaagcCGGAAGTGCATTACAATGTTACGTGTTActcttatatttataatttatattaataatgtatgccttgtatatgccttttcataataatagcctaataataatattattaattactcttagtattattattatacaattataatttttttaacagacGAAGCTGAATTTGTATGCCACATTAACTATGGAATATGTGGTTTCTTCTGGTATTTCTGATAATAATATCTAAATGAAACAGAAGTTTTGTTTGTCTgtgcatttttaactaaattatatGATGTGGCTATAAATGTGTTCAACTTGTAGAGACGTATAGATGAGCTCCGACGTGAAATCATCAgttcaggaatttaacatcgcgCTCAGCTTTAGGCGACACATGAATACATGAGAATCACATTTGAATTGATACATTaacaagaagtggaaagtgtatatgatgtcggatcttagttaatgttacacttgacaagctccagacgtgCACACTTAATGGAGACTGCAAACTGAGTCGAGACCGCACCCATCCTATCTGAAATCACATCGCGTGCATtccattcattacatttatgcatttggcagacgcttttatccaaagcgacttacagtgcaattattacacgggcaatcctcccggagcaacctggatttaagtgccttgctcaaggacacaatggtggttgttgtggggttagaacctgtgaccttctgaccttctgattaacagccctgtgctttagccactacgccaaaTTTTATTCGAATTAATCCATTATTCATTAAAAaacttttgagtattttaacatttactgattggcACCATTTACTTCCAATTTTGACAATATATATCTCTGCgaatttatttttactaatatgacaaagcaatcaaaagttatagcattacaaatagaATTTATcgtagtgtccaaaaacatctccatgtgCCGAAAgcgtctccaaacaaataaaacataataattgtacataagaactaattacacatacaaacacaacaatgactaaaggtttgcatagcaaacggacatgattttagtcatgagatatCATAGAATGAGTGCCTTTTTCTCAATGTGTTtgcatcactgagtctgtatcatgtatttggcgccatctcatGGTGACCATGTGTAAccttgtgcttcatgtggattatctaatgatctgtgcatccgattaccttgtgtgGGGGCTCCTTTGAAAGATAATCAGCTCCTCTAAGcaatattttatgttccgtttatttttcGTGTTAATTTATAAGTGAAAATGCATGCAACTCCaatataattgtcaaagacatatactttgctatcactcactatatttttgtctgtaagTATATGGTTGTATTATACTCTTTGAGCGCTTTCCAGCAACATATAACACATGGCTATTTTAtgagatttatgtttttttactgATTGCGATAATATGTacagtacaattttttttataaattatatattatcaaaatggaacacttctgatttgtttgaaaatttcaaagcacttgtacAGTATTGGTCATTATATCTGCATGTTTTGGATAAGCTTTCAAACCATACCTATTTTGTgctggtcaagactgtagttattaattttttgacaattatttgtgttatttgccACCGGGCCTATCCAAGATTAAAGGGTTAAagtccaaatatttatttttttgtaatcagtatattgcaacaaatgctgtcgattgagcttaacttatattgaacctggaatattcctttaagttttccCATCAAGGAGTAAAgcaaaaatgaaacaaacattttacacCATGTTCTAAATAGGCGTAATTTAATTTGTCTGTAAACACTGAAGGTGAAAATCCAGTGTGACATGACATAATCCCAACAAATCCCAacataatttgattttaaatgtagacttctgtgaagctgtttttttgaccaatgagatttcactgggGTCAGGGCTACCCAGCACACTGGCACAGGAATAGAAGCTTTATCGCATTgtgcctggttaggacatggGTTAGCGTTATGGGTTCAGATCTATTTCTTATATTTCAGTCTTAGTGTTAGGATTCAGATCTAAGTTTTATCTTGTCTCACTTCAGGTTTGGTGTCTGGGTAATGACTCTCAGACACGTTACCACATCAATCAGACCGTGGACGGGAATGTGCTGACCACCCAATTAAAGGGGCTTCTGCCAGGCGTGTTATACCAGGTTGAGGTGGCGGCAGTGACCAGCGCCGGTGTGGGTACCCACACCCAGCCCGTATCTGTGCTTATCAGTGAGTGTTGAATATCAGGCTGCATCTGTTTTATAGAAGAGTATAACAAAATTTGTGTTAATTGTCATTGATTGGTTTTTAAAACCCTGCTAAGGACTTTGAGAAAATGGTTTAATTATTTCCAGGTTGGGACCTATAAAGACAATCAGATTGAGAATaatgctatctctctctctctctctctctctctctctctctctctctctctctctctctcagaattGCCTGCAGAGCAGCCGGCAGTTACTAGTGGAGGCAGTGAATCTGACGAGAATGTAAGTCTGGCTGAGCAGATCACAGATGTAGTGAAGCAGCCTGCCTTCATAGCGGGTATTGGTGGGGCATGCTGGGTTATCCTTATGGGATTCAGCGTGTGGATCTACTGCAGACGCAAGAAGAGGAAAGAACTCAGTCACTACACAGCATCATTTGCATACACACCTGCAGGTATGCAGACATGCACAGGTGTGCACATATTAGAAGACACAcagggccttattcatgaaacatgacCAGAAAGTATTTATCATACTTAAAACTATTCCTACGTAAATTCTTGCATTAAAATCATTACGGTGATTTACGTAGGAATAGTTTTACAATTCGTCTTTCATTTCTGTTTGTGCTAATACTCCACTGTACTCCTAACCAACTTCATCTACAGCCTCTAGATTTTCTTCTCAAGATGTAATCTTTTCATGTCTCTTTTGTAGTTGGCTTTCCACATGGAGAAAGTTCTGGCCTCAATGGAAGGTAACTGGCACTTATAGACAAGTAAACACAGATTCAAAGTGTAAATAGATTGAGATTGCCATTTTTTGTCAATCTATGCTGATATTTCTTTGTCATAGGCCTAGTATGCTTGGTGCTAACATGGGAAATTACCCTTGGCTGGCTGACTCTTGGCCAACAACCAACCTTGTACACAATGGGAAAGACTCGGTCAACTGCTGTACGTCTAAACATGACACAGCAGAGAGATACTATAACGGTAAAACACTTTGTACAACATTGTACAACTTTAGGTATGAAAGCTTAGAGCACAAATTGGCTGACTCTAGTGTTATTAATTAGGCCTTATTAATTTACCTTTTCTTCCTCAGAGGCTGGAATCTCTAATTACCTGAACCAAACAGAGAAGTACAGCACTGACTCCAATGAAGGTCCAATCTACAGCACCATTGACCCGGCCAATGAGGATCTGCGTAGCTTCTCTGCTCAGTACTCTCAACATACTACGCCCTACGCCAGCACACCCATCATGCCTTTCACCAACCAGGTGCCATGCAGCCCTGAGCAAGATGGCAGTCACTGGATAACTCAGCCTGGAACCTCCAACGCTCAGTACGCCCAGCCAGATCGCTCCAAGACTGAAAACGGTGTGGATAGATTAGATTACTAGTTGCCTCTAGTAAATAATATGTAGTCTTAATTCattgttttaattatatttaacacaaaaatactgatttagaAAATAATCTTTGCATAaattagcaatttttttttttttaaatgacccttTAGTTCCTAATGAAATCTAAACTGCAGCGTCTGTTCCTACAGCAAAACCATCAAAGCAGAAGTTGATGGGGAAGCCAGTTAAAACTCCATCTCTTAATTGGATGGATGTTTTGCCCCTTCCACCCCTCTCTGGAGAGCTGGACCAATGTGAAGAAGAGGACGATAATGAGCTAATCCAAGACATGGGGTAAAGTTCACTTGCTTCAAATTCATTTAATTGCAGTGCTGTGCCAAATACAGTATAGGCGGAGGAGATAAACCACTTCTTAATGCAAATCTTATAATGGCAGTTGTAGAAAAATAAGACCCATCTTTTTGTTAAAAGAACAAATTATTTAATTGGTAATGGAATTCTGATCTTTATACTCCGGAATACAAATGCACATTAGCTGGATTGGCctgataaaatacatatttttggcATGATTTAAGCTAAATAGGCAAAGATGTATGATACTGTTGTCAGAATTAATTGGGGATTTGGCATGTTATTTAACATTATCTTGGCTAGGCTAAATGTTTTGGAGATTTTTATCATTTCACTTTTAAGAAGATAGGTGCTTTACTTACATGCCTAGAAAATAGCTGCCTtggggcattgccaagatggCCGCCAAGTAAAATCTTTTGGAAAGAACTGAGTGACTTTTTTCAATGACATCTGCCAGACAAAACGTCTTACCCCATGTTCTTATGCACACTTTCTTaaattctttttgttttgttaaagtttttTACTTAATTTCCACTTAATTATACATGTTGACATCTTTTACCAATTTGCAGCATGTTTTCAAGCTGAGAGCAGTCTAAGACATGCTTGCTTAGTCTAAATGCTTAACATAAATGCTTCTTGTTGTTCCAGAAATGGTCTCACCATTAACTACGATTCAGGGCCAGGTTATTTAATTGTTGTTGTCAGGTCTCTATATGGAGGCTAACAAAGTTAGCTATATGCTACTCTTGAGTATGGCCTGTTCTCCTTGTCTGTATCACATTTGTTTCTTGTTAGCAAAGAGCATGGTCAGTGGTTGGTGCAGAGTGCCCCAGCTGCGGCCATGCTCTTATAGCTTTCCGCAGCCACTCTAGCCCAGTGGATATCCGTGAGGCAGTTATCCAGCCATGAGTCACAGATTACACAGTGGAGATCCGTGAATCTGATAACCTTGACATAGCCCCTCTCACACAGCAGTCCCACAGTAATTGCATTAGCCAATGACAATTACAGCTCTTCTCAAGTTCCTTCCTCCGAGCAGAATAAGACCATTATTATGGGCACTAGCACGCAATACAACACTCACAGCTAAACTGGATTTTCATGACAAGCCCTTAGTGAAGTTTCAAAATTTGTAATGAACGCATGTATAAAAAGGTTAACCTTTGTGTCAGCCCTAAGGCGGTTTAAGACAAAATGGGCTCTGTTATTGCATTTTTAGTaagcttaaagctgaagtttgtaattgtttcaatgtaaaaataattttccttgTCCCACTATACTGTAATATACAGAGAtgactataaataagccatttgtaggttgattttctccaaaaaagtgtaaacattgtggctctgtAGCTCTTTTCGAAGCATTGTTCTGTTCGTTTTATTGTCCCTACCAACCCAACACaataacattggctcaaccaatggctgactttggggcggggctatctgttgGTCCAGCCAATAGACCATTTTGAAAtcgtcattatttttgcaattccacacttcagctttaaataattcTCCAAATATATTTCAAGCAGCTGTTAACTGCATGTATGAAACCAAGCCCTGAACTGAGAACTTAATGTAAGTGTAATTTAGCTCAGTGGTATGCCATCAAAATGCCCAAGGCATAAAATTGCGTCAGTGTCACTCAAAATGCCACTGTATTTAACTTGTTCTCCATTGCTCTTGCATGGATTGGCCCCACTAGAGCTGAAAGATCATGCATATTTTTATCTGGAGGTCAGGCTGTCTCATCTGACTGAATGACAGCAGAAATCAATATGCCTGCCACCAGTTGCATTGACCCTACTGCAGCAGGGCAATCATAATAAGTATGCACTGATTGATTGAGCTACCACAGATGTACTAGAGTTACTCAACCTTCTGGTAAAAATGAGGGAATTTGTTTATAGAACAGAAATAAAGTCATTCATTTTACTACTCTAAGGGCCTACACTAGAGTTTACGCTACATCAGAATATGCAGCAAAATCATCGGTTTTAAAGGGGATGAAAATATGTAGAGAACAAACATAGGCATCTGTTGACAAATACCAATGTCTAGTTGTGTTTTCGGATATCTAATTAGTtgattttcccatttgatttcaaACTAACCCAGCATTTTCCACAccctcaaaacaaataaaaaccatACACATTCCTATTCGTCAAATACCCCGCCAGAACTTTCTCTAGTGTGAAGGTGCCCTAAGCAAGAACAGTAGGTGAGTGCTAAGAACATTTATGTAATATAGACTCattgaaacataaacaaaaggcTTTGTCATGGCATGCAATTGAGAAATTGTTTGTAACAGCAGTGAGTTGTTTAATACAGTACAAGAACATAATATTGACAATATATCCCCCCACACAGGTCAGATGAGGAAGAGTGGTGTCCACCCCTCCCTGATAGGACTTTCCTCATAGATGGCATGAAAGAGGATGGTCCTCCACCGCCTCCGAGAGGAGAGACCTCTTCCCCCACCACGTCTTACAGCCACCAGTCCACCGCCACCTTAACCCCTTCTCCCAGAGACGATAGCCACTGCCATGATATACCACGCTTACACCAACTTGAACAGCCGCAGATAGCACGGTGAGACTAATCGCTTTTATTAATAGGGATGGTAGAATAGGAAAGGAAATCAAGTTCAGAAAATGACACAAGCCAGACTCAAACTCACTTCGTCCACATGCGCTCCACAACATTTCTGTTCAGACATGCTCTGTCAACATTTCACAGTTTGTTAAGTATTTATTTGGTTTCCTTCTAAAGGGAGACTTTTAACAGTGTTAACAGTGTCTTCGAAAGATAGATGTATGGTGTTTTTATAATTATGTCTCTGCAAGTCTGTATTTGTAGACTACAAATGAAATGCACAGAGGAAATAGTGGGGCTCTTAAACTTCCCCAACTTTTAATGGGGCTCATTAAGCTTCCTACTAGAAAGTTTAGAAAGATTTCCTTTTACATTGTTCTGATCATGTCCTAATAGGGTTTATTTAGCATGAGCAACCATAATAGTTTTTTGAAGCAGAATAATGCCTCACAAGTCATGTTGAAATGCTCTGTTGGCCTTCACAATGTGGAAATGTGAAATTTAAACCAAATTAATTTAGAACTGTGTTCTAACTGATCGAGCATGTTTGTCGTCAACAGCCGGTTGCCGTGTGGACCAGTGCCTGTGCCACGAGCGCCAAGCCCGCCTCTCACCCAATCCAATCCAAACCTGTCGGCCAATCAGGAGTGCTCTGACAACACTGTGCCACACCGTTCAGCACATAAACGAGACCTGAGCCAGGGAACTGCCCAAAGCATAGAGAACATCAGCAATACCacgccaggtgtgtgtgtgtcaataaaCATCAATAGCAAGTCCCCACAATTATATCAAAAACAACTTTTGTGTGTGTCATATTTATTCATTCAGCATGGCATGAATGTGCCATTTTAAAATGTGCCATTTGAGTTTTAGGTACTTTAGGGAAAGTAAAACACCAGTTCCATATTCCCCAAGGCTGCAAAATAAGCtacattttacagtgttcatTCAGTTTCTACCTAAAACGATTTTCCACTCACTTTCACTAACTTTGCATCAATATTTTACCACTGCCAGGCCGAGCAAGACCCTCTGCAGACCAGACACACACACCTCCTGGGCAGAAATCCAAAGTGAAGAAGAAAACCTCCAAGAGCGGTCAATACCGACGAGATATACTGCAAGGCAGTGAGTTAATGATCAGAATGAAATTGGTTATTCGTTTTTTCTGTTCTTAATATACACTGCAAAGCCAAAAGTTTGAGGACACCCCTTTGTAATTAATGTGTTTGGCTAAGCCCCTTTTTTAATCTTAATGCTTCAGCATATGTAATTCTAGAGAACTGTGTGCTTCCAACTTTTTAGCAACAGTTTGGGGAGGTCCTTTTCAATTCCCCTGCGCACACAGTGATGTccataaagaaatagtttactgAGTCtgatgtggaagaacttgactggcctgcacaaagaaCCAGACTTGAACACAATTCAGCACCTCAGGAATTAATTGGAACACCAAACGAGACCTAAGGCCCATTCTGTCTGAAAGGGAGAAAATAACTGCAGTCTTGTTCCAACATCTAATAAAAAGCCTTCTAAGAAGAGTAGAGGCTGTTAGGGAGGACTATATGCCTATTAATGCCAATTGTTTGAGCATTTAAGGCTCACAATGAACATATGGATGTGGTGTTTGGGTGCCCACATACTTCTGGCCATACACTGTAGTGTAGACTGCACTGCCTTCTGTTTTGTTAACATGGTGGTCACATCTTTGCAGATCTGCCCCCTCCTCCAGAGCCGCCCCCTGAGGATGAGGCTGACTGTGCCCATGTAGGGGGACTCGAATGTGGACAGCCATCCCTGGAGAGAGTGGGAAGCTCTCATTCCTCCATGGAGAGGAGAGAACAAGGCACACCCAACCGAAAAAACTCTGCTCATAAACGGATAGATGGTTAGAGAACTATATTAATAACACACTTTATCACAATGTTGGATGACCCTTaaaaaaaccttaaaaagatTTTAAGTGctattgtaatttttgtttttcaatgtcaTCTTTTGTGAATATGTACAGCGCCCCCAAAACCTTTTGGGATATTTAAGCCTCACTTTATAATGTTTTGGTAGATAACAAAGTTTCAAACAAAGTGGCATCTGCTATTAGCATGGATTAATGGATATGTTCCACTATGCattacaaccagaaagtgtccagtTTGTGCTCTCTTTCAAATAAATGACACTTGGatagatattttgttatctaatgcaatcccattaatacatgtttaaatgtCTGAATGCTTTTTTAGGCCactgtgtatctatctatatatttataaattttatgAAAGTTCCTTATATTGTTTCAATACATTTATACTATTGACCCCTGCTATTATGGACTTGTTTATGTTACACTCAGCAGATGAAGACTTAATTCCATACAGCAAGCCCAATTTCCTGTCCCGGGGTCAGATATCCAGCAACTGCTCCACAACAGGAAGTTCATCATCACGGGGGTCGACAGGATCTCAAAGTCACGGAACGGGCAGGAAGAGGAATGATGTATGAGCATATAACAAGACTGATGGCTGTACAAATACAGCTTTTGCATTTCCTGCCAAAAATAACAGCTGAAACCAGTCTAATCTggttagctggttttagctgatcTCCCAGCCTGGTTATGCTTGTCTTGGCTTGTTTTACTGGAGTTGGGCAATTTTCAGCTGGTCAGACTGGGAAACATTTTAACCAAATACCAGCAAACCGGAATAGGTGTGTCCTCTCTgcatataaatactatatataatacatacatttatttaattaaattatgaatttCTTCATAGTATCAAATCatctatatacagtgcattcagaaaatattcagacccctttatttttttcacatttaatgttgcagccttgtgctaaaatgctttaagtaaaaaaaaaaatcacattaatctACACTCAATACAGACAAAGCAAAaacctgatttttgataactttgcaaatgtattaaaaataaaaaactgaaatatcacattggcataagtattcagacccttaaattAGTACTTAGTTGTGTCAGGATTCTGCCCTCAGTTTTGTCTCTCTGACTTATGTGGCAGAGCCCTGACAATCTTGACTTGTTACTCTCTGTATTGTGTCTGGATTCAGTCACTCTGTTTTATTTACTTGGTGGCTGAGTCTAGGCACTTGAGTTCTGTCTCGTGTTATGTGATTTAATGTTTTGTCTGGTCTGTGTCTTGCCTTTTGATTTTGTCATCTGTTCTTTTGTGTTGTTGTCTAGCATGAGTGCATGTTGCTCTTGTGTCACTCtggcagcatgcactcatgtcTATTGTTTATGTGAGTGTTAGCATGAGTGCATGTTGCTCTCATGTCATTCTGGCGGTATGCACTCATGTCTATTGTTTGTATCTGTCGTTTGTGTGTGGTTTTGCTTTGGTTTCTTTGACTTGAGTGATAACCCTGCCCACTTGT
This genomic window contains:
- the LOC127636509 gene encoding roundabout homolog 2-like isoform X1: MEFRRTLDAVFILIALICLAQGSRPRLEDAAPRIVEHPSDLIVSKGEPATLNCKAEGRPTPMVEWYKDGERVETDREDPRSHRMLLPSGSLFFLRIVHGRRSKPDEGVYVCVARNYLGEAVSRNASLEVAILRDDFRQTPSDVVVAAGEPAVMECIPPRGHPEPTISWKRNNVKVNDKDERITIRGGKLMISNTRKSDAGMYVCVGTNMVGEKDSDPAELVVFERPMFVRRPVNQVVLADDNVDFQCEVQGDPTPTIRWKKEEGELPRGRFEIRADNSLHLNKVKAEDEGSYTCLSENSVGKAEASGTLQVHVPPQIVVRPRDQISAQGRSVTFLCGTKGNPPPAVFWQKEGSQVLLFPSQPPSQSGRFSVSLSGELTITDVHSEDSGYYICQAISVAGSILTKALLEVESTPSDRVPPIIRQGPANQTLAPGTTAQLQCHVMGNPLPSIQWERDGQRILGNDERISLMENGTLQITALQETDSGAYTCVASSLSGETSWSGVLTVKESGGLSTPPVSEPYQLPGPPQKPVVTDVTLNSVTLTWQPNAHEGGAAVTSYIIEAFSQSAGSTWQTVADFVKLEKHTVTGLSPNTIYLFIVRAVNAYGLSDPSPISEPVRTQDVSPTGQGVDHRQVQRELGEMAVQLHEPVLLTASSFKISWNVDRQSQYIQGYRLLYRPVGGSWSQQEVKTATERSAIITNLLKGTEYEIKIRPYFNEIQGLDSRQLTFRTPEEVPSAPPRAVTVATIKLSNSSSISVSWQPPPNEMQNGVIQEYKVWCLGNDSQTRYHINQTVDGNVLTTQLKGLLPGVLYQVEVAAVTSAGVGTHTQPVSVLIKLPAEQPAVTSGGSESDENVSLAEQITDVVKQPAFIAGIGGACWVILMGFSVWIYCRRKKRKELSHYTASFAYTPAVGFPHGESSGLNGRPSMLGANMGNYPWLADSWPTTNLVHNGKDSVNCCTSKHDTAERYYNEAGISNYLNQTEKYSTDSNEGPIYSTIDPANEDLRSFSAQYSQHTTPYASTPIMPFTNQVPCSPEQDGSHWITQPGTSNAQYAQPDRSKTENAKPSKQKLMGKPVKTPSLNWMDVLPLPPLSGELDQCEEEDDNELIQDMGSDEEEWCPPLPDRTFLIDGMKEDGPPPPPRGETSSPTTSYSHQSTATLTPSPRDDSHCHDIPRLHQLEQPQIARRLPCGPVPVPRAPSPPLTQSNPNLSANQECSDNTVPHRSAHKRDLSQGTAQSIENISNTTPGRARPSADQTHTPPGQKSKVKKKTSKSGQYRRDILQGNLPPPPEPPPEDEADCAHVGGLECGQPSLERVGSSHSSMERREQGTPNRKNSAHKRIDADEDLIPYSKPNFLSRGQISSNCSTTGSSSSRGSTGSQSHGTGRKRNDDMR
- the LOC127636509 gene encoding roundabout homolog 2-like isoform X2 — protein: MEFRRTLDAVFILIALICLAQGSRPRLEDAAPRIVEHPSDLIVSKGEPATLNCKAEGRPTPMVEWYKDGERVETDREDPRSHRMLLPSGSLFFLRIVHGRRSKPDEGVYVCVARNYLGEAVSRNASLEVAILRDDFRQTPSDVVVAAGEPAVMECIPPRGHPEPTISWKRNNVKVNDKDERITIRGGKLMISNTRKSDAGMYVCVGTNMVGEKDSDPAELVVFERPMFVRRPVNQVVLADDNVDFQCEVQGDPTPTIRWKKEEGELPRGRFEIRADNSLHLNKVKAEDEGSYTCLSENSVGKAEASGTLQVHVPPQIVVRPRDQISAQGRSVTFLCGTKGNPPPAVFWQKEGSQVLLFPSQPPSQSGRFSVSLSGELTITDVHSEDSGYYICQAISVAGSILTKALLEVESTPSDRVPPIIRQGPANQTLAPGTTAQLQCHVMGNPLPSIQWERDGQRILGNDERISLMENGTLQITALQETDSGAYTCVASSLSGETSWSGVLTVKESGGLSTPPVSEPYQLPGPPQKPVVTDVTLNSVTLTWQPNAHEGGAAVTSYIIEAFSQSAGSTWQTVADFVKLEKHTVTGLSPNTIYLFIVRAVNAYGLSDPSPISEPVRTQDVSPTGQGVDHRQVQRELGEMAVQLHEPVLLTASSFKISWNVDRQSQYIQGYRLLYRPVGGSWSQQEVKTATERSAIITNLLKGTEYEIKIRPYFNEIQGLDSRQLTFRTPEEVPSAPPRAVTVATIKLSNSSSISVSWQPPPNEMQNGVIQEYKVWCLGNDSQTRYHINQTVDGNVLTTQLKGLLPGVLYQVEVAAVTSAGVGTHTQPVSVLIKLPAEQPAVTSGGSESDENVSLAEQITDVVKQPAFIAGIGGACWVILMGFSVWIYCRRKKRKELSHYTASFAYTPAVGFPHGESSGLNGRPSMLGANMGNYPWLADSWPTTNLVHNGKDSVNCCTSKHDTAERYYNEAGISNYLNQTEKYSTDSNEGPIYSTIDPANEDLRSFSAQYSQHTTPYASTPIMPFTNQVPCSPEQDGSHWITQPGTSNAQYAQPDRSKTENAKPSKQKLMGKPVKTPSLNWMDVLPLPPLSGELDQCEEEDDNELIQDMGSDEEEWCPPLPDRTFLIDGMKEDGPPPPPRGETSSPTTSYSHQSTATLTPSPRDDSHCHDIPRLHQLEQPQIARRLPCGPVPVPRAPSPPLTQSNPNLSANQECSDNTVPHRSAHKRDLSQGTAQSIENISNTTPGRARPSADQTHTPPGQKSKVKKKTSKSGQYRRDILQGNLPPPPEPPPEDEADCAHVGGLECGQPSLERVGSSHSSMERREQGTPNRKNSAHKRIDDEDLIPYSKPNFLSRGQISSNCSTTGSSSSRGSTGSQSHGTGRKRNDDMR